A window of the Zeugodacus cucurbitae isolate PBARC_wt_2022May chromosome 2, idZeuCucr1.2, whole genome shotgun sequence genome harbors these coding sequences:
- the LOC105212316 gene encoding importin-9: MSLAFQNADSVKQALFEELQNLLSSDTSVLQSAEQKIKHLEYTEGYGVYLSELIMNQSFDLPLRQIACIMLTRYVENHWCDGDDVATDQAKRTIRNILPNGLYDPNSKIRSSVAHTISTIATTDWPTVWTELFDIIIKCLGGNEDSIHGAMQILQDFSYDDKQVKELGPVVISEVYRIFESEQNYSIKTRTSAIKILKSLFLSISINIADKTEQATMMNSILNNFMEKLLHYLAMNCGATSNFMLRTEIVKLLTFLVTEMPKYIQPYMERILPIIWQLLTQIADVFVKVTVNQIEPNPFPVTESVEDDELTNFSTMIIQIFEFIQCIICAQKFRSVIKSVLADLIYIVIVYIQVPEEQIEDWNDDPEKFVDDEEEGGVELTIRLCGQDVLSALCDELGAKVLPSLQEALGRHMNVAEAEKSARNPNWWKIQEACMVAVHAYRELILETEDQFDLLNYLTLVRNLLNYQDSAHLVGRALWTLSTYSKSKLYNPQMLEEILVATMQSLSPEKSIVLKISAVRAIHGFVQAHEKSEGDKRALIQAKLPGFVDGILEIIPGCKSSVLTLVLECLTTIITFDPSFAAQAQSKLIPLTIAVFLKYPEDPYILEIVQDLIKALLQNPLCLEPLQEKFIPTIVSILSLQGEQANTAKQDIALDVLTTIVRYSKPPLSAALVESAFPAMVHCVLSSDDNAVMVSGGECLRAFIFVSPEQICSYKNGEGLNFIMQLTTMLLNPMNNEMTAGQVDRLVITIITKMGNMLGENVDLLLKAVISKMQLAECLKVIMSLVVIFAHLFLTQMDAVLNFLSTVPGPTGEPAMQFVFSNWLAKQTSFFGTFERKVTTMALCKLFEYGVTTQDTRLTSITVKEQVITDSTSPRVKTRSQAAAAQQWVTIPALVKIFKLLVNELAHLKEANLAECEEDSDDDDDPSSSAAGDKPSGNSPPKPRFVSDLYFNEDDDENTDDDQLTQELMKDPLFQTNMEENLTKFLQHFSSNEHFGMFVSHLNAAEKQVLKSIQVDVA, from the exons ATGTCGCTTGCATTTCAAAATGCAGATTCTGTTAAACAAGCGCTCTTTGAAGAGTTACAAAACTTACTTAGCTCTGATACGAGCGTACTGCAGTCAgctgaacaaaaaataaagcacCTCGAATACACCGAAG gtTATGGCGTTTACTTATCCGAGCTAATTATGAATCAATCTTTCGATTTGCCATTGCGACAGATTGCTTGTATTATGCTGACCAGGTACGTCGAGAATCATTGGTGTGATGGTGATGATGTTGCAACAGATCAAGCAAAGCGTACCATACGAAATATTTTACCTAATGGATTGTACGATCCCAACTCAAAGATACGTTCTTCCGTGGCGCATACAATTTCCACAATTGCAACGACTGATTGGCCAACCGTTTGGACGGAATTATTTGATATTATCATTAAGTGTTTGGGTGGCAATGAGGATTCGATACATGGTGCTATGCAGATCTTACAAGATTTTTCATACGATGACAAGCAAGTAAAGGAATTGGGGCCGGTTGTCATCTCTGAAGTTTATCGTATCTTTGAATCTGAGCAAAACTATAGCATTAAAACACGTACATCGGCTATAAAGATATTGAAGTCACTTTTCCTATCTATTAGCATAAATATTGCTGATAAAACTGAACAAGCAACAATGATGAattccattttaaataattttatggaGAAACTCCTGCACTACCTAGCAATGAACTGCGGCGCAACGTCAAACTTTATGCTTAGAACGGAAATTGTGAAAT TGCTAACGTTCCTGGTAACTGAGATGCCAAAATATATACAACCTTACATGGAGCGTATTCTACCAATCATCTGGCAGCTACTTACACAGATCGCAGATGTTTTTGTAAAAGTAACCGTCAACCAAATCGAACCAAATCCATTCCCTGTAACCGAATCTGTAGAAGATGATGAACTCACAAACTTCTCAACCATGATTATACAAATCTTTGAATTTATACAGTGTATTATTTGTGCACAAAAATTCCGTTCCGTTATCAAAAGTGTGCTGGCCGACTTAATTTATATTGTGATTGTTTACATACAAGTGCCTGAGGAACAAATCGAAGATTGGAATGATGATCCTGAAAAATTTGTCGATGACGAGGAGGAAGGTGGTGTTGAGTTAACAATTCGCTTGTGTGGCCAAGACGTTTTGAGT gcTCTCTGTGATGAACTCGGCGCTAAAGTATTGCCATCATTGCAAGAAGCGCTCGGTCGCCATATGAATGTTGCGGAGGCTGAAAAAAGTGCACGAAATCCCAATTGGTGGAAAATACAGGAAGCTTGTATGGTTGCTGTGCACGCATATCGTGAACTTATACTGGAGACTGAAGATCAATTCGATTTACTGAACTATCTTACACTCGTACGGAACTTACTGAATTATCAAGATTCGGCGCATCTAGTTGGACGCGCTTTGTGGACATTGAGCACTTATTCAAAGTCAAAACTTTACAATCCGCAGATGTTGGAAGAAATTTTAGTGGCAACAATGCAAAGTTTGTCTCCTGAAAAATccattgttttgaaaattagtgCAGTGAG agcTATACACGGTTTTGTGCAAGCGCATGAAAAATCGGAAGGCGATAAACGTGCTTTGATTCAAGCAAAACTACCAGGCTTCGTCGATGGCATACTAGAAATTATACCCGGTTGTAAGTCATCAGTACTCACACTTGTTTTGGAGTGCTTGACTACAATCATAAca TTTGATCCCTCATTTGCTGCTCAGGCGCAATCTAAGCTGATACCATTAACAATTGCTGTGTTCCTAAAGTATCCGGAAGATCCCTACATACTGGAGATTGTACAAGATCTCATTAAAGCGCTCTTGCAAAATCCTCTCTGTTTGGAGCCGTTGCAAGAAAAGTTCATCCCTACTATTGTTAGCATACTCTCATTGCAAGGTGAACAAGCGAACACCGCAAAGCAAGACATTGCCCTGGATGTATTGACCACAATTGTGCGTTATTCGAAACCACCGCTATCAGCAGCACTGGTGGAAAGCGCATTCCCCGCTATGGTACACTGTGTACTCAGTTCCGATGATAATGCTGTAATGGTATCGGGTGGTGAATGCTTAAGAGCTTTTATATTTGTTTCACCCGAACAGATATGCTCTTATAAAAATGGAGAAGGTCTCAATTTCATTATGCAATTGACCACAATGTTACTAAACCCAATGAATAACGAAATGACTGCCGGTCAGGTGGATCGTTTGGTTATAACCATCATAACCAAAATGGGTAATATGCTTGGTGAGAATGTGGATCTCCTATTGAAGGCTGTAATCAGTAAAATGCAACTTGCGGAATGTCTTAAAGTGATCATGAGTTTGGTGGTAATATTTGCACACCTTTTCTTAACACAAATGGATGCAGTACTGAATTTCCTATCAACTGTACCCGGTCCCACAGGCGAGCCAGCTATGCAATTCGTATTCAGTAATTGGTTGGCAAAACAAACTTCCTTCTTTGGCACTTTTGAGCGAAAG gTGACTACAATGGCGCTCTGTAAGCTTTTTGAGTACGGCGTAACCACCCAAGATACGCGCCTTACATCAATCACTGTTAAGGAGCAAGTCATAACTGATTCCACCAGTCCGCGCGTGAAAACACGTTCACAAGCGGCAGCTGCCCAACAATGGGTTACAATTCCTGCTTTggtcaaaatatttaaactacttgtaaATGAGCTGGCTCATTTAAAAGAAGCGAATCTCGCTGAATGTGAAGAGGACTCCGACGATGATGATGATCCTTCTAGTAGCGCAG